The following are from one region of the Halarcobacter sp. genome:
- a CDS encoding molecular chaperone TorD family protein: MIDNERLNRARVLYYGLFSSLFSFIDSKSDYEKVVHTIEFLSENPIDENSKVAFENIKKYFDEKGYNGLKEENNNLFFSPSTTFIPVTASYYEEDRDDGQKRVEMTNYVLKSNFRKDSENFKEAEDHISFIFEFLQKVIEQDIQKDKNQLVIDVFANILNGIIDRFIENIYFHESSSFYKNIAVVLKVFIELERVYLDVKKLESTKTRVQQDLFHQKKKGFTKRAKRNFDEVTSL, from the coding sequence ATGATAGATAACGAGAGATTAAATAGAGCAAGAGTCCTATACTATGGACTTTTCTCTTCTCTTTTTTCTTTTATTGATAGTAAAAGTGATTATGAGAAGGTTGTACATACAATTGAATTTTTAAGTGAAAATCCAATTGATGAAAATAGCAAAGTTGCCTTTGAAAATATTAAAAAATATTTTGATGAAAAAGGTTATAACGGTTTAAAAGAGGAAAACAATAATCTTTTTTTTAGTCCAAGTACAACATTTATACCTGTAACTGCTTCTTATTATGAAGAGGATAGGGATGATGGACAAAAAAGAGTTGAGATGACAAATTATGTTTTGAAATCAAACTTCAGAAAAGATAGTGAAAATTTTAAAGAAGCTGAAGACCATATATCATTTATTTTTGAATTTTTACAAAAAGTTATTGAACAGGATATTCAAAAAGATAAAAACCAATTGGTTATTGATGTTTTTGCAAATATTTTAAATGGAATTATTGATAGATTTATAGAAAACATCTATTTTCATGAAAGTAGTTCTTTTTATAAAAATATTGCAGTTGTTTTAAAAGTTTTTATAGAACTAGAAAGAGTTTACTTAGATGTTAAAAAACTTGAATCTACAAAAACTAGAGTTCAACAAGATTTATTTCATCAAAAGAAAAAAGGTTTTACAAAAAGAGCAAAAAGAAACTTTGACGAGGTTACAAGTTTATAG
- a CDS encoding Tat pathway signal protein, whose translation MKEKRRSFIKKTLGASALVAAGGATAAIASSKSSTNSSNGVVVGKSNKKEILYKETAEWEAFYKASY comes from the coding sequence ATGAAAGAAAAAAGAAGGAGTTTTATTAAAAAAACTCTTGGTGCTAGTGCTTTAGTTGCTGCTGGAGGAGCTACTGCTGCAATTGCAAGTAGTAAAAGCAGTACTAATAGTTCAAATGGTGTTGTTGTTGGAAAATCTAACAAAAAAGAGATTTTATACAAAGAAACGGCTGAGTGGGAAGCTTTTTATAAAGCTAGTTATTAA
- a CDS encoding formate dehydrogenase subunit alpha — translation MGNNLLNDLSLKMGRRNFLKLASIGAGVGVTSMFASSNSVREASEEEIKNPFPGSKKVKTICSICSAGCGIVAEVQNGVWVRQDVAQDHPISEGSHCCKGIDQIDLVKSKQRVKYPLKKVNGKWERLSWETAIKEISEKMLKLREENGPDVAMFLGSAKFNLQQAFYFRKFAALWGTNNIDHVARIUHSATVAGVANTWGYGAMTNHFGDVVGHSKAIFMIGANSAVANPIGFKHMLQAKDRNNAKLIVVDPVFTKSAAKADHYLRIRTGTDVAFIYGLLHVIFKNGWEDKNFIESRVYGMEEVREEAKKWTPEETSDVTGIPASQIVQIATLLAKTKPATVVWALGITQHSTGTSNTRILPILQLVLGNMGKKGGGCNIIRGHDNVQGSTDMCCLADSLPGYYGLGEASWKYYAKAWGLDFNWLQSRFAAPKWMNEKGFSLAKWWQGVLQEEKTYSSSPIRALWVQGTGITSMAQTAKVQEALDKLDLLVVAEPFVNEAAVITSKKDNIYILPVGTQFETEGSVTATNRSSQWRSKVVDPLYESKTDHEVMFEFAKQFGFYDEYVKAMKMDVVDGEYKQVKDDFNWPDDASNELARTVKTIGLGGWTAKRLREHQENWHMFDPISLEGRGKYKGQYYGLPWPSWDTKHPGSPILYDVDTPMSQGGMGFRNRFGLEHDGVSQLPDESVSVKGSDIKGGYPEITKANIEEVLGIKLTDEEKRKMGANWKVDLSGIIQEKCNEKGVCVYGNAKARAKVWTFPDPVPKHREPIHSPRMDLVRKYPTYEDQTNNFRVDVRFKSEQTAQDWSKEFPTMLVTMRVVNLSGAGMLERTSKYLSHITPEMFAHINPELAAQHGLRDGDMMWLHSPQGTKIKVQAQYSDRVTPDRISLPYNFAGVMQGVDMSANYPEGTKPYAIGESSNTITNYGFDIITQIPEFNAGLCRIEKA, via the coding sequence ATGGGTAATAATTTACTCAATGACTTATCTTTGAAAATGGGAAGAAGAAATTTCCTTAAACTTGCTTCAATAGGTGCTGGAGTTGGTGTTACATCAATGTTCGCATCAAGTAATAGTGTTAGAGAAGCTAGTGAAGAAGAGATTAAAAATCCATTTCCTGGATCAAAGAAAGTTAAAACAATATGTAGTATATGTTCTGCTGGTTGTGGAATAGTTGCAGAAGTACAAAATGGTGTTTGGGTAAGACAAGATGTTGCACAAGATCACCCTATTAGTGAGGGTAGTCATTGTTGTAAAGGTATTGACCAAATAGATTTAGTTAAAAGTAAACAAAGGGTTAAATATCCTTTAAAAAAAGTAAATGGAAAATGGGAAAGACTTTCTTGGGAAACAGCCATTAAAGAGATCTCAGAAAAAATGCTTAAACTTAGAGAAGAGAATGGTCCAGATGTGGCTATGTTCTTAGGTTCTGCAAAATTCAATTTACAACAAGCTTTTTATTTTAGAAAATTTGCTGCTTTATGGGGTACGAATAACATAGATCACGTAGCAAGAATTTGACATAGTGCAACAGTTGCCGGGGTGGCAAATACATGGGGTTATGGTGCTATGACAAATCATTTTGGTGATGTTGTTGGACATTCTAAAGCGATTTTTATGATAGGTGCGAATTCAGCAGTTGCAAATCCAATTGGATTTAAACATATGCTGCAAGCAAAAGATAGAAATAATGCAAAATTAATAGTTGTGGATCCAGTATTCACAAAATCTGCTGCAAAAGCGGATCACTACTTGAGAATTAGAACTGGTACAGATGTTGCTTTTATTTATGGATTATTACATGTGATTTTCAAAAATGGCTGGGAAGATAAAAACTTTATTGAGAGTCGTGTATATGGAATGGAAGAAGTTAGAGAAGAAGCAAAAAAATGGACACCGGAAGAGACTTCCGATGTAACTGGTATTCCTGCATCTCAAATTGTTCAAATTGCTACATTATTAGCAAAAACTAAACCTGCTACAGTTGTATGGGCACTGGGAATTACTCAACACAGTACAGGTACATCAAATACAAGAATACTTCCTATTTTACAATTAGTTCTTGGAAATATGGGTAAAAAAGGTGGAGGATGTAATATCATTAGAGGACATGATAATGTTCAAGGTTCTACTGATATGTGTTGTCTTGCTGATAGTTTGCCAGGATATTATGGATTAGGTGAAGCATCTTGGAAATATTATGCAAAAGCTTGGGGGCTTGATTTTAATTGGCTTCAAAGCAGATTTGCAGCTCCTAAATGGATGAATGAAAAAGGTTTCTCACTTGCAAAATGGTGGCAAGGTGTACTTCAAGAAGAAAAAACATACTCTTCAAGTCCAATTAGAGCTTTATGGGTTCAAGGTACGGGTATTACATCAATGGCACAAACTGCAAAAGTGCAAGAGGCATTAGATAAATTAGATTTATTAGTTGTTGCTGAACCATTTGTTAATGAGGCTGCTGTTATTACTAGTAAAAAAGACAATATCTATATTTTGCCAGTTGGTACACAGTTTGAAACAGAAGGAAGTGTAACAGCAACAAATAGATCTTCTCAATGGAGAAGTAAAGTTGTTGACCCATTATATGAATCAAAAACAGACCACGAAGTTATGTTTGAATTTGCGAAACAGTTTGGTTTTTATGATGAATATGTTAAAGCTATGAAAATGGACGTTGTAGATGGTGAATATAAACAAGTTAAAGATGATTTTAATTGGCCTGATGATGCATCAAATGAACTTGCAAGAACAGTAAAAACTATTGGTCTTGGTGGTTGGACTGCAAAAAGACTTAGAGAACATCAAGAAAATTGGCATATGTTTGACCCTATATCTTTAGAAGGTAGAGGAAAGTACAAAGGTCAATATTATGGATTACCTTGGCCAAGTTGGGATACTAAACATCCTGGAAGTCCAATTCTATATGATGTTGATACACCTATGAGTCAAGGTGGTATGGGATTTAGAAATAGATTTGGATTGGAACATGATGGTGTTTCTCAATTACCAGATGAAAGTGTATCTGTAAAAGGTTCAGATATTAAAGGTGGATACCCAGAAATAACTAAAGCTAACATTGAAGAGGTTTTAGGAATAAAACTTACAGATGAAGAAAAAAGAAAAATGGGTGCAAACTGGAAAGTTGACTTAAGTGGAATTATCCAAGAAAAATGTAATGAAAAAGGTGTTTGTGTTTATGGAAATGCTAAAGCTAGAGCTAAAGTATGGACATTCCCTGACCCTGTTCCAAAACATAGAGAACCTATCCACTCACCAAGAATGGATTTAGTAAGAAAATATCCAACTTATGAAGACCAAACAAATAACTTTAGAGTTGATGTTAGATTTAAATCTGAACAAACAGCACAAGATTGGTCAAAAGAGTTCCCAACAATGCTTGTAACAATGAGGGTTGTAAACTTAAGTGGTGCTGGTATGTTAGAAAGAACAAGTAAATATCTTTCTCATATTACACCTGAGATGTTTGCACATATAAATCCTGAACTTGCAGCTCAACATGGCTTAAGAGATGGAGATATGATGTGGTTACATTCACCACAAGGTACAAAAATCAAGGTTCAAGCACAATATAGTGATAGAGTAACTCCAGATAGAATCTCTTTACCATATAACTTTGCTGGTGTTATGCAAGGTGTTGATATGAGTGCAAACTATCCAGAGGGAACTAAGCCTTATGCAATAGGTGAGAGTTCAAATACTATTACAAACTACGGGTTTGATATTATCACTCAGATACCAGAGTTCAACGCTGGTTTATGTAGAATTGAAAAAGCATAG
- the fdh3B gene encoding formate dehydrogenase FDH3 subunit beta → MSRMKFYCDEDRCIECYACSVGCAEAHELPTGINRRKVITLNAGKEGLEYSLSIACMHCTDAPCEQVCPVDCFYIREDGIVLHDKHKCIGCGYCLYACPFGAPQFPRDGAFGIKGAMDKCTMCAGGPEETNSHEERHLYGQNRIAEGKVPLCAAVCATNALLVGDSQKVSEIYRQRVLSRGHKHSKTQEI, encoded by the coding sequence ATGTCAAGAATGAAATTTTATTGTGATGAAGATAGATGTATTGAGTGTTATGCTTGTTCTGTTGGGTGTGCTGAGGCACATGAACTTCCAACAGGAATAAACAGAAGAAAAGTTATAACTCTTAATGCCGGAAAAGAAGGTTTAGAGTACTCATTATCTATTGCTTGTATGCATTGTACAGATGCTCCTTGTGAGCAAGTTTGTCCGGTGGATTGTTTTTATATAAGAGAAGATGGAATTGTATTACATGATAAACATAAATGTATAGGTTGTGGTTATTGTTTATATGCTTGTCCGTTTGGTGCTCCTCAATTTCCAAGAGATGGGGCATTTGGTATTAAAGGTGCTATGGATAAATGTACTATGTGTGCAGGTGGTCCAGAAGAGACTAATTCACATGAGGAAAGACATCTTTATGGTCAAAATAGAATTGCAGAAGGGAAAGTTCCTTTATGTGCTGCTGTTTGTGCTACAAATGCTTTACTTGTTGGGGATTCTCAAAAAGTATCTGAAATATATAGACAAAGAGTTTTATCAAGAGGGCACAAGCATTCTAAAACTCAAGAGATATAA
- a CDS encoding formate dehydrogenase subunit gamma has translation MKLKYIVILLLALGSLAIASDSAIWGKDLIPNILAYDKEGSLHLGKIFTLLQGKYFSMVFLAIALGVPAVFLLHYLVIGPMIFSHDRKKIPVFTIFHRVIHWLAGISFIVLVPTGLIMIFGSSFGGGSFVRVCKELHAIATPLFCIAVIPMLLMWLKEMLPTSDDIKWMMIMGGYLNKRKDPIPAGKFNAGQKMWFWLCTLGGIVMILTGAAMYFQDFNLSIIKALEISQIDFLRGSAIVHNILGMAVVALFMTHIYMSVFAIKGAIHSMISGLKEEEEVEILHSTYYKKLKKEQKI, from the coding sequence ATGAAGTTAAAATACATAGTAATTTTACTTCTTGCACTAGGGTCACTTGCAATTGCAAGTGATAGTGCAATCTGGGGTAAAGATTTAATACCTAATATCTTAGCTTACGATAAGGAAGGCAGCCTTCATTTAGGAAAAATTTTTACACTTTTACAAGGTAAATATTTTTCTATGGTTTTCTTAGCTATTGCACTTGGAGTGCCAGCTGTATTTTTATTACATTATTTAGTAATAGGACCTATGATATTTTCCCATGATAGAAAGAAAATACCAGTATTTACCATATTTCATAGGGTTATACATTGGTTAGCTGGAATCTCTTTTATTGTATTAGTTCCAACTGGATTAATTATGATTTTTGGTTCATCATTTGGAGGTGGAAGTTTTGTAAGGGTTTGTAAAGAATTACATGCTATTGCAACACCACTTTTTTGTATAGCAGTTATACCTATGCTTTTAATGTGGTTAAAAGAGATGCTTCCAACAAGTGATGATATAAAATGGATGATGATTATGGGTGGATACCTAAATAAAAGAAAAGATCCAATTCCTGCAGGAAAATTTAATGCAGGACAAAAAATGTGGTTTTGGCTTTGTACTTTAGGTGGTATAGTTATGATTTTGACAGGTGCAGCTATGTACTTTCAAGATTTTAATTTATCTATAATCAAAGCATTAGAAATATCACAAATTGATTTTCTAAGAGGAAGTGCAATTGTTCATAATATATTAGGAATGGCAGTTGTTGCATTGTTTATGACACACATTTATATGTCTGTTTTTGCAATAAAAGGTGCAATTCATAGTATGATTTCTGGTTTAAAAGAGGAAGAAGAAGTAGAAATTCTTCATAGTACATACTATAAAAAACTTAAAAAAGAACAAAAAATATAA